The Scomber scombrus chromosome 5, fScoSco1.1, whole genome shotgun sequence genome window below encodes:
- the LOC133980207 gene encoding dehydrogenase/reductase SDR family member 13-like — protein MSVLLCFSAAAVAFYVIVYYVVFRGARYSSSMRLAGKTAIVTGSNTGIGRTTALDLAKRGARVILACRNKEKAEAAAFDIRRESGNTQVVFMQLDLASFKSVRSFAETFLKTEPRLDLLINNAGVMGPGRTEDGFGVALGVNHLGHFLLTNLLLDRLQQSGSGRVVTVAALLHHLGNIDFPLLASDKDLVSGQSSWSSLKAYCNSKLCNVLFTRELANRLEGTSVTCYSLHPGVIYTELCRSMSLWQQLLMMPFAKLFFLDPDGGCQTTLHCALQEGIEPLSGRYFSNCALQQVAAKGRDDAVAKKLWEVSERLTGLS, from the exons ATGTCGGTGCTGCTGTGCTTCTCAGCAGCAGCTGTTGCTTTCTATGTGATAGTTTACTATGTAGTTTTCAGAGGAGCGAGATACTCAAGTTCTATGAGGCTGGCGGGAAAGACCGCCATTGTTACAG GAAGTAACACAGGTATCGGTAGGACCACGGCTCTGGATCTGGCCAAGAGAGGAGCCAGAGTGATTCTAGCCTGCCGCAACAAGGAGAAAGCTGAAGCTGCTGCTTTTGACATCCGCAGA GAGAGCGGGAACACTCAGGTGGTCTTCATGCAGTTGGATCTGGCAAGTTTCAAGTCTGTCCGAAGCTTTGCTGAAACCTTCCTGAAGACTGAACCCAGACTAGACCTCCTCATCAACAACGCAG GTGTGATGGGTCCTGGACGTACTGAGGATGGTTTCGGCGTGGCGTTGGGGGTGAACCACCTGGGTCACTTCCTGCTCACCAACCTGCTCCTGGACCGACTGCAGCAGAGCGGCTCGGGGCGCGTGGTCACCGTGGCTGCACTCCTGCACCACCTCGGCAACATCGACTTCCCTCTGCTGGCTTCCGACAAGGATTTAGTGTCGGGCCAGTCGAGCTGGAGCAGCTTGAAGGCCTACTGCAACAGCAAGCTGTGTAACGTGCTCTTCACCAGAGAGCTGGCCAACAGGCTGGAGGGCACCAGTGTCACCTGCTACAGCCTCCACCCAG gAGTCATCTACACAGAGCTGTGTCGCAGTATGAGCCTGTGGCAGCAGCTCCTCATGATGCCCTTCGCCAAGCTCTTCTTCCTGGACCCTGACGGCGGGTGTCAGACCACCCTGCACTGCGCCCTACAGGAGGGCATCGAGCCTCTCAGCGGACGCTACTTCTCTAACTGTGCGCTGCAGCAGGTGGCGGCCAAGGGACGAGACGACGCCGTGGCGAAGAAGCTGTGGGAAGTGAGCGAGAGGTTAACCGGTTTATCATGA